One segment of Strix aluco isolate bStrAlu1 chromosome 4, bStrAlu1.hap1, whole genome shotgun sequence DNA contains the following:
- the KRCC1 gene encoding lysine-rich coiled-coil protein 1, whose protein sequence is MVQQLLYPFCGSGCSDDILDEATRKDLFTNTFCKVCGAVLQSESQRTSHYKGKKHAQKVRLYIQMHGEKNERQEHGKQKKTDCVNFQMDGSRVVDRNKHCNLCSMCFTSPVVALYHYLGKIHAKKLKQLGDQARMPAPQPVSALQKPSAEKPLLPSEAGESSSSSNTRVKLNDPDKYCKLCCAPFNNPLVAQQHYVGKKHRRNEARKKILEELGDKALPAESGTNGSFFSAVGVGWYMCSLCNVTLTSVETYQAHVHGHKHQINLCRKTALDNLKKKSKKTKKAHDSFQNELTNYIEVQKARGLEPRMYLGKADETEFQDKNMEGRCDLGKVISSNFKYEQGQCSSLFPETQSPPNTGENRLPSWPSACEHALEKTPNCCYNKEYGKEEQTSEVATMRDESFSLLVAKSKDCYKLMLASTSSYRKEQKFQIKHSEEEKCIGEELKYEKEATKQKRKKSGEDTDFSKENEKQKRIKFEIDLVNEKKSRPYKDKRLNENPGEKKRKKGKKKPQTDVKREEELLWDESVLGY, encoded by the exons ATGGTCCAG CAGCTGCTGTACCCTTTTTGTGGATCAGGATGTTCTG ATGACATTTTAGATGAAGCAACAAGGAAAGACCTTTTCACCAACACTTTCTGTAAGGTTTGTGGGGCCGTGCTGCAGTCTGAGTCTCAAAGGACATCACACTATAAG GGCAAAAAACATGCTCAGAAAGTTCGTCTTTACATCCAAATGCATGGTGAGAAAAATGAGAGGCAGGAGCAtggcaaacagaagaaaacagattgtGTCAATTTTCAG ATGGATGGGAGTAGAGTAGTAGACAGAAACAAACACTGCAATCTCTGCAGCATGTGTTTTACTTCCCCAGTTGTTGCTTTGTACCACTACTTGGGAAAGATCCACGCCAAAAAGCTGAAGCAATTAGGAGATCAAGCCCGCATGCCAGCACCACAGCCTGTTTCTG CTTTACAGAAGCCATCAGCTGAGAAGCCCTTGCTGCCTTCAGAAGCTGGGGAGTCTTCATCATCGTCCAACACAAGGGTGAAATTAAATGATCCAGACAAGTACTGCAAGCTCTGCTGTGCTCCCTTCAACAATCCACTTGTGGCCCAGCAGCATTATGTTGGTAAGAAGCACAGAAGAAATGAAGCAAGGAAAAAGATATTGGAGGAGCTAGGAGACAAAGCTCTCCCTGCAGAATCCGGCACAAACGG ttccttcttttcagctGTTGGGGTTGGCTGGTACATGTGCTCCCTATGTAACGTCACACTTACATCTGTAGAAACATACCAGGCCCATGTGCATGGACACAAGCACCAGATCAA TTTATGCAGAAAAACAGCACTTGACAATCTcaagaagaaatcaaagaaaacaaagaaagcacaTGACTCCTTTCAAAATGAATTAACAAATTACATTGAAGTTCAGAAAGCTAGAGGTCTAGAGCCAAGAATGTATTTAGGAAAAGCAGACGAGACAGAGTTTCAAGATAAAAATATGGAAGGAAGATGTGACCTTGGTAAGGTTATATCTTCGAACTTTAAGTATGAACAAGGCCAGTGTTCCAGCCTTTTCCCAGAAACCCAGTCACCTCCAAATACTGGGGAAAACAGATTGCCAAGCTGGCCATCAGCTTGTGAGCATGCACTAGAGAAGACACCTAATTGTTGCTATAACAAGGAATATGGTAAAGAAGAGCAAACATCTGAGGTGGCTACCATGAGAGATGAGAGCTTCAGCTTGTTGGTTGCAAAATCAAAGGACTGCTACAAACTTATGCTTGCTTCTACCAGCTCctacagaaaagaacagaaatttcagATAAAACATTCTGAGGAGGAAAAATGCATCGGTGAAGAGCTGAAGTATGAGAAAGAAgccacaaagcagaaaagaaagaaaagtggtgAGGATACAGATTTTAgtaaagaaaatgagaagcaaaagCGAATTAAATTTGAGATAGACTTGGTAAATGAGAAGAAATCAAGACCTTATAAAGACAAAAGACTTAACGAAAACCCCggtgagaaaaagagaaaaaagggtaaaaagaagCCACAGACAGATGTCAAAAGAGAAGAGGAGCTACTTTGGGATGAATCTGTCTTGGGATATTGA